The region AGTGTGCGTACTATGCAAACAACGTTTACAGCTTTTCCAAAAGCAATCGCTATTTCATGACTTGAATTGTTGGACCCATGAAGGTTTCTAATTATCTCAAAGATGGAGCGTAACAGTCACTCCTGTTTTGTCGATGGCATTATTAGTAATCTTCCTGAGCCAAAAACATTGGACAAAACCATTAGCAGAACGAAACCATACTGGGGAAAAGAGAGATAAAGTAGTTAGTACATAAAAAAGATATTCGGGCACCTCTCTCAGATAGGACCGCTTCAGTGCTCCTTGACATTGATTATGATTTAGTATCCAGACTTTACTACAGggattaacaacattcaatcAAAGGTGTAGGTGGTGGAGAAGCTTTCTATCACAACAGCAAAACCTCCCATAGGTGTTTCACGACGTCGAGATGTGGTGACTGCAAAGGCCAAAGCATATGATTCACATTGCTTTCACACTCATCAACCCATTCAGTTGCCCTTGGTGACCTATGGATGGAGGCATTGTCATCCTGTCACTTTATATTGATTTGTAGTGACCCATCTGTCTGAGGGGAGAAGGCCCAAAGCGTGCCAAAGAAATGCCCCAATGCCCCCCTCTTCATCACTCTTCCTATTGAAACACACCAGTAGAACAGTCTTTGTGCCCTCCAGGTCCCGACAATAAACCTCTGTAAAGCCACCTCGattgcttcttttttccatATTGCTTCAAAATCAGAATTAGTTCAGCCTGTTCAGCTTTTTGAAGCAGATTACAGAGTGGGACTGAGTGCTAAATGCTTAATGAGGAAAATTTTCAGAACTTTTATCTTTGATTTTGTGATGAAATGTTGGATGATAACCTCTTTTAACAGTTATTCTAATTAATGTGAGAAATTGAGAGGGGGACTCAGCCACTGCAAACACCTCATAGAACTCTATGACAAGTTGCCCCGACTTTGAAATTCCTGACATGTCGAATAGTTGGAAACCAATGATTCACTGCATTTGCATGATCGCTATCAGATACTTTCAGATGAATAAAGAGAGATTGCCCCTGACGGCTGTTCCATCAGTGGATGAATGCATGGTAGCGCAAAAAGCGTGACATACAATTGCTGCCCATTTACAATTTCACGGAGCAGAAGAATCAAGTAGAATAAGAGTCGTAAAGTACGTCTGCTATGTTCCACTATGGAGATCAGTCATGTATTCAGGAGTGATCTTGGTCTTGTTTCAGGATTGTTTGCTTTCCCATCGAGCAGAAGGTGAAATGAAGCTTCTGTGATATGAACCAATGTGATGTACGTGATGGatgttaaatgtgtgttaaaataaacagtaaattaaaGAACAAATACACGGATGCCTTcaccttgtgtgtttgtgcagctcaAACTTGCCAGAGTCCAAGATGCATTGTGTTCTTGAAGACTATGTATGCAAGTGACGTATGAGCTCCTCTGGTCCCGTGTCACACTAATGCAACTCGACAGTATCTGCATCACATCATGATGCTCAGCCCCATGCAATTATTCCTTGGGATACATTCATATTCATAATCCCATTAGTTTTGACTTCAAGAtaggggctttttttttccctgatacAAATATGATTCATCCCGTTTGGGGGATTATATCAGATTCTAAATGTTTGGCCTACAAGGATTGAGCCGAGCTAAAATGGAGTCAGAATTGTTTAtcgtttcattttcttttagtgGAAACAAGATGCTCAAGCGTGACTAAGCTGTGTTTCTACTACTATACCCCCAACCTGCGGCAGATAAGGCTGTACGTACTGTACATGATACATTCATGCAGGAGGTGCTCATCAGCACACATTCAGGGAACGTGCGACGAAACCAAATCAGCATGAGCCTTCTCCAAATCCCTCTTTTACATTAACACCTCCCACCACCTGCatactcccacacacacatccagcatCCAATTAATTAGTGTGAATGAGTGATGTGCCCTTGGCTTAGTGGCATGGCCGTCCACCCCACAGCCTCTATTTGCCTTATACACACCAGGGACCTTGATTGGCTATTTGTTATGGAGTTTAGTTTGAACAATTTGTCACACGCCTTGAATATGCCCCACAGCAGGACACTGCACCATTATCCTCTTTGTAGACACACAAAGCGGATTGACAACAAGAGACAAGATGCagatgaaacaaagacaaaaaggtcATGCagcaagaaaattaaacaaaaggacgcaaaaaaaacaaaacggggaacaaacacaacaacaacaggtagGCAGCCGCGTTGacaagcagcaacaaaacataaacaccaacagacagacagacaggcagacaggtggATAGGGAGTTGTGTCATAAACAGCCAATAGACTTTAATGGGAATGCTCTACAGCATGATGTAGGTGGTCCTAATGATGTTTTGCTTATTGCAGGCACCAGTGATGCTTAGCTGGAATCTCCAGGGTCACTTAGACCGGTCTCTTATTTCACTTGTATGagtatgtgcatatgtgtgctTGCTGTTtcctttccacacacacacacacacacacacacaaattatgtCAGCGAGAGGATATTTAACTTAGCATCCCATTTTCTGTCTGCTCTTAATTCTGACTGAGCACTGCagatggaggtggagaggagggagggtgaatgtgcatgtgtgtggagttggggggggggggggggggtaactaCCTCAACTTTCATGTGTAacctctctcttttccccttcaGCTGATGTAATACTCTGTACCGAGGAGTGTCATACAAAGAGATATGAGATGAGAACATATCCAAAACACTtcccttttattatttttaacagtttttttttgccccccctcacattttttttagcagatgatttttatcttgaaaaaaaaaaaaaaaaaaaatcaaaaaacgtCACGCACACATGCGCATATACGGTGCCATACTGACGCATCGTTTGTTGTATAGTCAAGagttctccttttttttttccctgctggaCTCAGGCATGCCTGCGCCTGCAGAGAAGTAGCTTTTACCGTATTCAACAGTGTTTTCAAAGCAAGGGGCGAAAGTCGGAGCAACGATCCGGGGCCAGATCTGCCGGGGTGACCGCCATCTATCCTTTAAGGACGGAGAGGATGATTTAAAGCCCTGAGCCGAAGCAGAACGATCCCAATGTGAAGTCTCCCGAGTGTTTTCGATGATGCCAACTCGGACACTTTTGTCATGGATCGGTGAGCTTCAAGAGTGGGGGAAAGAAAATATGCAACAAGGAGCCTGATGTGAAATCTATTTTGTGCATCCGGAGGAAAATGGCATACTCATCGAAAGCTGAAAAgtgagaccaaaaaaaaaaaaaaaaaaactggcccCTGTTTATGGGCTGATTTTTTTCTGCCCTCTCTTCACAGCTTTCTCTCAGTCAGTGGACGGATTTTTGCCATTACAGCTCAGTAGAGGGTGTCAGATCTTTCTTAGAGCACCGCGCTAGGATGAGCACAGTCTCCGCGTTCCTCTTTTTGTGATTCCCTGaattgccacacacacacacacgcacacgcacacacacacacacacacacacacgcagagagagaaggagaagaagggggAGGGTGGGTGAGAGAAACGGCGCAAACGAGCGAGGCAAGAACGCCGAAGGATGTGAGGGGGGATGCGGGTGTTTTGCAGCAATGGGATCGCCTCCGAAAGCTCCAGCTCAGGGTGTGAATTGAGCGCCGGGGGAGAGGGGACAGCTCCCGACACCGCAACACGCAGCACGACCGGAGGGGTGGCAGAGAGGGGAGCAGGGGAGAGAAAAGGCAcggatttgttcatttttttttctcccccccttgCCAAGGTCAGTCTTAAACGAAGTGAAAAAGGCTAAAGATGTGCTGGACTCTACTGCCTCttgctgtttttgattttgaccaTAAACAAGCGGACGCCCGGAGGATTCAGTCGATGTGAAAGAGACGTTTATGTGGCCGTTTTCAAACTGGAAGTCCGGACACAAGAGCAGGTTAGATGCAGCATGGATCTGGTATAAAAGAGCAGCCTTGTCGTCCCCCTAACTGTCtatatctccttttttttttccttcagattgATGTAGACTAAATTCACAGCTCGTATGTCTTGAAACCGGGAATGAATTGTTCACGttgaaaaatgctgctttggATTGTTCTGCTGAATGCGGCTCTTTGTGTTGCGAGTGGAAATGTTACAAGGGACGTTTGTAAGGAGCAGATATGCTCTTGCAACGAGATAGAGGGAGATCTGCACATAGACTGCGAAAAAAGGAGCTTCACCACTCTGCAGCATTTGACTGGCCCGAGCTCGCAGTTTTACCACTTGCTGTTGCACGGGAATTCTCTATCCAGGCTATTTCCAAACGAGTTCGCCAACTTTTACAATGCTGTGAGCTTGCATCTGGAGAACAATGGTCTGCACGACATTGTCCCCGGTGCCTTTCTGGGGTTGCAGCTGGTGAAAAGGCTGCACATCAATAACAATAAGATAAGATCATTCAGGAAGAGTACATTTCTGGGGTTAGACGACTTGGAATACCTCCAAGCTGATTTTAATCTACTGAGGGATATTGACCCCGCTGTTTTCAGGGACCTAAATAAACTTGAAGTGTTGATACTTAACGACAACCTCATCAGTGCGCTACCTATAAACGTGTTTCAACATGTGCCCATTACGCATCTCGACCTGCGGGGAAACCGAATCAAAACGTTGCCTTATGAGGGGATCCTTGAACAAATTCCGGGCATTGCGGAGGTTTTGTTGGAGGACAACCCGTGGGACTGTAACTGCGACCTGGTTTCTCTGAAGGAATGGCTGGAGAACATACCGCATAACGCGCTCATCGGTCGGGTGATATGCGAGGCTCCCACCAGGCTGCAAGGGAGCGACTTAAACGAGACGTCAGAAGAGGATCTGTGCCCTTCACAGAGCGGCGGCGTGGACGCCAGCCTGGTCGCCCCTCCCACCCAGGAGGAGACCTCGCAGCCTGTGGCCCGCGTCCCGCGTCCCACGCCTTACAAGCCCAGCGGGGACGCCAGCGGGCCCCCGACGCCTGGCGGCCACGGACCCAAGAGCCGCTCCAAGTCTCGAGAGAACTGGCAGCTGAAAACTAAGCCCACTCCGGTGGTGACAGGTATGAACGGGGAAAGAGAGCCGTTGCACAACATGACCTGCCCCAATCTGTGCAGCTGCAAACTGGTCGGCTCCAGACAAGGGCTGGGGGTCAACTGTGAGGCCAAGAAGATCCGGAGCTTATCTGAACTCAAACCAATGCCCCAGGCCGCCCACGAGCTGAACATGAGAGACAACAACATCCACGCAGTGAAAAAGAACCAGCTGCTCGGCTACTCCAGCCTCAACCTGCTTGATCTTGGTGGAAACAACATCAACGTGATTGATAACAGCAGTTTCCTGAACCAGAGCGAGCTGAGATGGCTGTACATGGATAAGAACTACCTGGATACTCTGATAGCAGAGATGTTTGTGGGCCTTGTGAATCTGGAATATCTCAGTTTGGAATACAACAGCATCCAGCTGATAGTGGCAGGCGCGTTCAGCCCCATGCCAAACCTGAGGGTCCTGTTCCTCAACAACAACTTGCTGAAATCTTTACCCGTGGATGCTTTCCTTGGGATTTCTTTATCCAAAATTAGTCTGCATAATAATTATTTCCCCTATCTTCCCGTGGCTGGCGTGTTAGACCAGCTCAACTCAATCATACAGATCGATTTGCACGGGAATCCGTGGGATTGTGTGTGCAACATCGTGCCCTTAAAGCAGTGGACGGAGAAACTGGGGGCCGATGTGATCGTGAGTGATCTCAAGTGCGAGACCCCTGAAGGGTTTTGGAAACGAGATTTCCGCTACGTCCGGAATGACCTCATGTGTCCAAAACTCTATGACAGAATCTCCCCCACCTCCCTGTCCAAAAACAGCACTTTCACCATGGACTTGGGGACGCGCTCGAACTCTTATTTGGAGCCGAACAGGGTCTCCATCTCGGTGCTCGTCCCCGGGTTGCTGTTGGTGTTTGTCACATCCGCTTTCACTGTTGTAGGAATGCTTGTGTTTATCTTGCGGAACCGAAAGAGGTCAAAGCGGAGGGACGGGAACTCTTCTGCCTCGGAAATCAATTCCTTACAGACAGTGTGTGACTCGTCTTATTGGCACAATGGGCCTTATCACGCAGACGGGGGCGCGCACAGGGGCTTCGACTGCAGCACGCACCTCTCCACGACAAACGATGCGTAAAGGGACTACGGTAGAACGAACCCACTCCAGACTGGATTACAAAGagtcacacagagactgacacaTCACTGAAACAGCAAGAATCAGCCACTTCTCTTCGTcacggggtgtgtgtgtgtggggggggagaCACAGACTTGTTTATGTCTTGTTTCCTCCAATTGAACCAAGTAAGtcagtctgctgctgcacaggCCCCACTCTGTAATATATGTACATGCTGAGCCCCCCTAGCTAAAACGTCCCTGcgtccccctcctcctcccagttCTGCTATTTGCCGCAATCGGACTACGGATCAgtatgagacagaaaaaaggaggtGATGGTGAggggtgaggaggtggaggggggggggggacaggaaggagagagagggcgTGTGTTTGAGGGAGAGCGAGACCGAGGACGCGGGGAATGGTGCACGAACgcatgaatgtaaatgtaaatactCGGACCCGATGTATCATAATCTGCATGATGATATTTCGCATGGATTcaacacgcgcgcacacacacacacaaacacacacacacacacacacacacacacacacacacagacacagagaggattCATAACCATCATAACCAACAAAGAAGCAAACTCGACCCTTTCATGTTATATCAATATGATGACTATATATAGATATTAAGATTATGTATGACTATTACAAAGTGCCATTTCTCTATTTTTTGTGAACCTGCAGTTAggatttgtatttgttgttttaaacttgtttggagaaaagagaaaaaaaaaactgaaacaatgatGACTATCTGGAAAGGAGTGATGGAAGTGAAGCTGTCAGTGcatgttattttctgtttgttatcATTTGATTGTCGATAAATATTGGGGTTATTTATACCATACTAGATGGTGCAGATTAAAGCCAAGTCTGCGCAGTCATCATCTCCTTTATGAATGTAaaactgtgttattttatgGTGTGCCAATTGTTGACTTTCAGATATTCAGACATGCAGATGAGCATGACCAATTAACGTCACTCAGATGCTTATGCTGAAAAGTTAATGTAGCTACAATAACAGttctgtggttttgtgtgtcaaTTAATATAGCCTGCTTTgggtgagaggaagaaaaaaaacacaagtaatTTAAAAAGGGGGGTTTATACCATCATATTTTTTCAACAACTGAGCAAAGAAGTGTTTTCAATTGAGCTATGTAGGTATAATTCGATCTATGTAAACAGCGCAGGTAGACTGATATAGATTAGACTGCTTTTTTAATGTCAGAAAAAACTATCCCTCCACAAAAAAGCTTATGGCTatgtttcactttcatcatATTGTGAGCTTTTGTAAAGCCATCTAATCTTGTCCAAATAAGAGAACTGATACTCACTGTATTTACTACAATATGTGCTTGAAAGAGGCTGTTTATAGGGTGTGAGTCAAGCAggccgggggtggggggggcatcatGGCAAGAACTCAGCATGTGGCCAGACCCATAGAGATCCATGagctggggtggggggtgtggtgcacacacatagacacatgcTGTGGAGGTGATTAAATGCCTTTTTCAAGTCAGCATTTTGAACTTGAGGAACTCTTGGAAAGAGGGGGCGGGAAAACAACGCCATGGCTGAATTGCTGTTCTGCAGAGCTCAGTTGACAGGTCTGcgaatgctgctgctgcttagcCTATACTGCTTTAATTGAAcctggatttggatttggaaaACATGCATACAGCAGATTAGCATTTCAAGTCGGGGCATCCTCGAATTCAAAAATGTctcaatattttaatatctcTGCAGTTTCTGAAACAGATGCAAGGAATGTGTAatttgcagtttcttttttgcttttgatttagattttgttgAATTATGGTGTAAAAATTCCCAGTGCTGACAACTTCTTTTAACTTTGccaattgtttttgtttttgtttttttttttttatgtccataAAATTATGAAATGCCTAAGTTTAAGCAAGATTTCAACATAATTCGGTAAAAAAGGACCTTGGATGCCAACGGCCCTGAGGAAAGTGTACAGAGTTGATGAGACTGGCTTGTAGCCTCCCCTCCCCTGCCGCCCGCTGGTCGGCCCTCAGTTTCTCCATTATGCACAGTCGTGCTGTTCATGGTGCTGaatcaccccccacccctccctctttctttgcCTGCCTGTCTGACCCTTTGCCTGTGCGTGTCTTGCTCAGATGCTGCTCACATGCATAGGCATGGAACTGCCCCCCACCCTTTgccatgtgtctgtctgtgtgtgtgtgtgtgtgtgtgtgtgagaggacaaatgaaagacagagagagtagTTGTGTAACTATTTGCATGTATGTGTCTAAACCCCGACTTCCTCCCCCCTGCCCtgtcctctttccttcttcaaaGATGTATAACCACACTGCAGCTTGACCTTGGGGACTAACATCTCAGCAGATCTGTAACAaacactcatcatcatcatcatcaccatcatcatcaccacctcCCTTTCGCATTTTTTTGTCCAGTCACCTTGCTTCCCTCCCCAGCTCCCTGTTCCATGCTCTTCTGTCCAATCACGGGGAGGGGGGACCGGGGTAACTATATTTCTCTTCTGTGGAGTATTAATGTGCCACAGCCCACTGATGATTTGTCATAATTTTCAAACGCTGTGTTTCAAAGATACATTTATATGCTTTGCAATATTTGACCTGCTTCTATTTTGTTAAATAAAGTGTGGTTGAGgttgagtaaaaaaacaaaacaaaaatactttgATTGGATTTGATTCAGCAACTGTAATAAGACATGTAACACCTTTGCTTTATCATGTGTTCAGATTATTTTTGCAAAGAATGTCTTTAGGCGTTCAAAAATACTTGAGTTCTACAGCCGTTGTTCTCCTATATATACATGATTTTAAAGTAAGTTCCACACGGTGCTGCTTTTTACATTGTTAAGATATTATATATGATCTTATTctattattttcaaatttcattgTCAGGATTCAATCTGGATCCATGGAGAGGGATGACAGATTTTGCTCTCTTGCTACAATTCTGGCTGTATCATCACACAGTGCTCAAGAGTACAACACAAATGTGAATGTATTCAGTTCCACTGTTGAATGAGGTGCTATTAAAAAGGGTTTACAAGCTCTAATGAATAGGTTTAAAAAtggtaaaaaatattttacaatgcCTTATAGGTTAGTCATGAACTTTTAATGGTactatttgtaagttttgctgTTGTTATACAGCCGACATTAGTACTGACTGCAAATATAgcatcaaatttaatttctgtaCCTGACGAAGCCGATGTCTCTATTACACTTTCCTACTACCGccagcatgctaaccagcttgCCTTGGCCCAACTCGTCACTGTCCAACAGTGAGCCACTGCAGCCtccaatctgccctgaagatGTCACACTATTCAGAGGGAACATTATACAATCTCATTCCCCTGGCAAAAAAGCAACGTTCAAGGAAAACCTACCATTTCTCCTGGAAGAGAAACCAATTCTGATTACCAGGTTGTGAAAAATCCTCCACTTTTTGTTACTTTAGTATGATCTTCCAAGTGAGGCTCAAAGACAAGTACAATCCAAACCAACTGGCAACAACAATGCTGCTCTTATTAACAACTTATAAGAAATTTGATTTCCTAAAGTAATTGATTAAACCTACAAATCCCTTCATAAATGGTGCCTTAAACAGAAAGCAATATCCAACTCTTTTTTGGGTTTTACTCTATGTGGAGCCAAAagggacaagaaaaaaaaaaaaaaaaagttatcacaaggaaagtgtttgtttttatttgtttttaatcaaatctaACATAACAGCAAGACATTAATAGTTAGTGTCTTGCAATTGCTGGGTTATAATCCAACTGCTGTTGTCCACTTGGACTCATTATATTGAAAAAAGCTTCATATTTGTGGGGCAGTGTGGGACGCTGTATATTGTACTGGACAATACATCTTGAAACCATGacatattttctgtgtgaatcTATTAGAAATTGTCTTCTGTCAGGTTCTCCTGCGTACGTTAGTCCGGTGTGACTCAGTGTCAAAAAGTGGGACCCATTCATAAATGCGATGGATAATGGGTGGTGGAAAACAAAGTGGAGTTGTGTAGCCTCCTTTACACGCTGTGCACACAGCACTCCAACAATGTTGTGGCCCAGCAGGCCTGCCATAGTTCGtgtgctgccccccccccaggagCTGGCAGTTGATCCTACACTTCCAGCAGGGATAACATCATCTGCACACCTCATAACTCTGCTTTGGTGCAAGTCTCAATGGTCTCACTTTGGTTTATGCCGGGGCCATTTAATCCTGAGGGTATGGAAAATACTTTGAGAATGTGTTTGGAAGCGGTTTTTGCTTCGGGGTTACTACTTCACAGGATAAGAACAATGTCACTGTCGCTGGTTTGGCAGTTAGAATTCCCTTTGTGGCTTCCACACCCGTGACCACTTGTTTTTGTGCTACCTTTGGGCcatctgctttgtttatttttatctagCCAAGTGATTCAAAGCAGGTAGTAATTTAAGCAGTtgtaaaactaaaagaaaatattaaactaGAAGTTATACTCTCTGTCACTCAGCATATCCATTCTTTTGCTCGTCTTGTTTCAGATTCAACCAGAGGTTTTAATGAAAGCATTGCAAAACTAAAACGCCTGTCCTTCCCTTTAATTTGAGCCTGTCTAGCTTTTATCTTACTCCCTATGGTCAAATTTAGTCTGTCAGCTCTTGTTTAGGTTTTGTAAAAATCCCCAAAAGATTTTAAGCCTGGGTATTAGCCTTTGATGTTAGCTTTTAAGAAAGTCCCATGTGTTGCACGAGAGTTGCTAGCAGCCCTGCACTCCCTAACTCTGCAGCCATTGCAGCCCATGGGGGTGTGGAGAAGTGATTATCTGGCATTATCCCCAAGGATTTTTTGGTGTTACTCCCAGATATTATTATTAGCCCATCCACAGCAAGCCTTTAAGTCTCAGTGGTTGGGTGCTATTAGTGCTTATATTATTTGTGAACCACAGTAGTAATAGAATGCCCTTCAttctttaatgttttacttGGATTTGGGGCCACTGATTGGTATTGAATGCACTGGAGTGGAAGTGTTTTACATGAAAGGAAACACAGCAGCGTGACAAGCGGGCATTAGCTTGTGTAATCACTGTGCACTGTGCGTAAATGTCCGTTTCAATCCGTTTATGTTAACATATTCTAAAAACACATCCCATATATAATCACAGCATGCAAAGTGAAATCTTCTGATGGTAAACGTGTATTTGCTTGGTGAAATTTTTTATCTGCCTTGCTAAATGTACTTTTTTGATGGCCTGACTTTACGTCATTTTCTGAGGGGCTAATTAGTCTTTTATTGTTGTGCATTTGGCTTTGTGACAACTGAACTGAGGCTGGGGCAGGTTGGAGCTTTAGATCAGAGCCCTGCTGCACACAAGCAGCAGGACATGAAATAACTCCAGTAAAACATGGGAAGATAAATCAATCAAAGCACAAGCATTTCAAATACTTCTTCTAAATCTTACTCATATTCCAAAGTCAGCAAAACAGACTATAGAACAAACACCTTGAGCAATTAAAAAGTTCTTGACTCATAGATGACCCAGTCACTGCATACAGGCCTGCGACAAACAAAGTGGGGCCTTTAATCACGATGAG is a window of Echeneis naucrates chromosome 2, fEcheNa1.1, whole genome shotgun sequence DNA encoding:
- the slitrk1 gene encoding SLIT and NTRK-like protein 1; amino-acid sequence: MLLWIVLLNAALCVASGNVTRDVCKEQICSCNEIEGDLHIDCEKRSFTTLQHLTGPSSQFYHLLLHGNSLSRLFPNEFANFYNAVSLHLENNGLHDIVPGAFLGLQLVKRLHINNNKIRSFRKSTFLGLDDLEYLQADFNLLRDIDPAVFRDLNKLEVLILNDNLISALPINVFQHVPITHLDLRGNRIKTLPYEGILEQIPGIAEVLLEDNPWDCNCDLVSLKEWLENIPHNALIGRVICEAPTRLQGSDLNETSEEDLCPSQSGGVDASLVAPPTQEETSQPVARVPRPTPYKPSGDASGPPTPGGHGPKSRSKSRENWQLKTKPTPVVTGMNGEREPLHNMTCPNLCSCKLVGSRQGLGVNCEAKKIRSLSELKPMPQAAHELNMRDNNIHAVKKNQLLGYSSLNLLDLGGNNINVIDNSSFLNQSELRWLYMDKNYLDTLIAEMFVGLVNLEYLSLEYNSIQLIVAGAFSPMPNLRVLFLNNNLLKSLPVDAFLGISLSKISLHNNYFPYLPVAGVLDQLNSIIQIDLHGNPWDCVCNIVPLKQWTEKLGADVIVSDLKCETPEGFWKRDFRYVRNDLMCPKLYDRISPTSLSKNSTFTMDLGTRSNSYLEPNRVSISVLVPGLLLVFVTSAFTVVGMLVFILRNRKRSKRRDGNSSASEINSLQTVCDSSYWHNGPYHADGGAHRGFDCSTHLSTTNDA